One segment of Spiroplasma cantharicola DNA contains the following:
- a CDS encoding CTP synthase produces MVKHIFITGGVVSGLGKGITGSSLGVLLKNSGLKIFMQKFDPYLNIDPGTINPIEHGEVYVTDDGGETDLDLGHYERFIDVNLSKISSTSAGRIYYEALEKERNGKYEGKTVQVIPHITNEIKQRIYAAEIESKADVVITEIGGTVGDIESQPFLEALRQIRMENGKENVMFIHVALLPYLKVSGEFKTKPIQHSVKELLNLGIQPDVIVARSELEFDKKLKDKISLLCSIPVENVIACPDSDSIYKVPLVVEEGNLHKITAKQLGLKLKTTNLKDWKKFVNNIENSKEVLTIHIVGKYVELSDAYLSVMESLKFSGYEISKKIKFNWINARTLTAENTQDELKDAKGILVPGGFGEEGIEGKILAAKFARENNIPYLGICLGMQVACIDFARNVLKLKEANTTEINPNTKYPIIDILKGKNRENIGGTLRLGRYLTSLKENTLAQKLYKSNEAVERHRHRYEFNNVFRSDFEKNGMVFSGLYLEKDLVEIIEYPKNDFFIAAQYHPEFTSRPNKPNPLFMGFVNAVNKKY; encoded by the coding sequence ATGGTAAAACACATATTTATTACTGGGGGAGTTGTTTCCGGTTTAGGAAAAGGAATAACTGGTAGCTCACTTGGTGTACTTTTAAAAAATAGTGGACTAAAAATATTTATGCAAAAATTTGATCCTTATTTAAATATTGATCCAGGAACTATTAATCCTATTGAACATGGAGAAGTTTATGTTACAGATGATGGTGGAGAAACTGATTTAGATTTAGGTCATTATGAGAGATTCATTGATGTAAATCTTTCTAAAATATCTTCAACTTCAGCTGGAAGAATATATTATGAGGCTTTAGAAAAAGAAAGAAACGGTAAATATGAGGGGAAAACTGTTCAAGTTATTCCCCATATTACTAATGAAATTAAACAAAGAATTTATGCTGCCGAAATTGAAAGTAAAGCTGATGTTGTTATTACTGAAATTGGTGGAACAGTTGGAGATATTGAATCTCAACCCTTTTTAGAAGCTTTAAGACAAATTAGAATGGAAAACGGTAAAGAAAACGTAATGTTTATACACGTTGCGTTATTGCCTTATTTAAAAGTATCTGGAGAATTTAAAACAAAACCAATTCAACATTCAGTTAAAGAATTATTAAATTTAGGAATTCAACCAGATGTAATTGTTGCAAGAAGTGAATTAGAGTTTGATAAAAAACTTAAAGATAAAATTTCTTTATTGTGTAGTATTCCAGTAGAAAATGTAATTGCTTGTCCTGATAGTGATTCAATTTATAAAGTACCTTTAGTAGTTGAAGAGGGAAATTTACATAAAATAACTGCAAAACAATTAGGTTTAAAATTAAAGACAACTAATTTAAAAGATTGAAAGAAATTTGTAAATAATATTGAAAATTCAAAGGAAGTTTTAACAATTCATATAGTTGGTAAGTATGTTGAATTAAGTGATGCCTATTTATCAGTTATGGAATCATTAAAATTTTCGGGATATGAAATTAGTAAAAAAATAAAATTTAATTGAATAAATGCCAGAACACTAACAGCAGAAAATACGCAAGATGAACTTAAAGATGCAAAAGGAATTCTAGTTCCTGGTGGTTTTGGTGAAGAGGGTATTGAGGGCAAAATATTGGCTGCAAAATTTGCAAGAGAAAATAATATTCCTTATTTAGGGATATGTCTTGGTATGCAAGTTGCTTGTATTGATTTTGCAAGAAATGTTTTAAAATTAAAAGAAGCCAATACTACTGAAATTAATCCAAATACAAAATATCCAATAATAGATATTTTAAAAGGTAAAAATAGAGAAAATATTGGAGGTACTTTAAGATTAGGAAGATATCTAACTTCTCTTAAAGAAAATACATTAGCACAAAAACTTTATAAATCAAATGAAGCTGTTGAAAGACATAGACATAGATATGAATTTAATAATGTCTTTAGAAGTGATTTTGAAAAAAATGGTATGGTTTTTTCTGGTTTATATTTAGAAAAAGATTTAGTTGAAATAATAGAGTATCCTAAAAATGACTTCTTTATTGCAGCTCAATATCATCCAGAGTTTACATCAAGACCAAATAAACCAAATCCTTTATTTATGGGGTTTGTTAATGCCGTAAACAAAAAATATTAG